From the genome of Phycisphaerae bacterium:
CTTCGATCTCGAAGGAGTCGCAGCCCGTTCAGATTCATCTGCGCAACCCGATCACGATGAAGTTTGACACCTATACCATTGCGGGGGGTGCTCCGCTGTCGCAGGCCAATGACATTGAGTTGGCGGACCTCAACAGTGATGGCAAGCTGGACATTGTGGTTTTGGTGAATGACACCGGCTTTGTGCCGCCTGAAGGGGCGGCCAAGTCGGGTGCGATTGTGATGCTTGTTCAGGGGGCGGACCCGACGGTTCCCGGCGACTGGACTCAGGTTCCGACTCCTGGAGAGCCGGCGCCGGACAATCTCAGCTTTGCGAGCGACGACCTTGGGGTGACGGATCTGGCGGTGGGCAATCTGGACGGCTGGACGGGGCCGGACATTGTGGTTCTCTCCAACGAGGACGAGAAGACGAACGTTTACTTATACAGCAATCCCGGGGCGGCCAGCGTGACCGACCAGACCGCCTGGACGCCGTCGGTCATTGAGGCGGATGCGGCTCCGCTCGGGCAGGTGAAGGTGAGCGACCTGGACGGTGACGGTGACGTGGACATTGTGTTGAGCGTGCCGACGGCGAAGAGTTTCAATCTGCGCTGGCTGCAGAATCCGCTGGTCGATCTTGGTTCGGCGACTCCCAATCCGGTGCCGACCTTCACGCCGAGCAACATTGATCCGGCGTACGAAGTCAGCGCGGGCGCCAAGGCCACGGCCGCCGGTGATCTCAACAATGACGGCTGGCCCGATCTGGCCTCGATCTCGGACGAGTCGCAGCCGGTTCAGGTTCATCTGCGTGATCCGCTCACATCCACGTTTGAGACGGTGACGATTGCGGGTGGTTCGTTGCTGGCCAGGCCGAGCGTGATCCGGATGGCCGACCTGAACGGTGACGACAAGCAGGATCTGATTGTGTTGGTGCAGAGTACCGGATCAGGTGGTTGCGGCGGTTCCGGGACCACGGATCCGACCGATTGCACGGACAACCGGGGTGCGTTGGTGCTACTCATTCAGGGGGCTGACCCGAGTGTTCCGGCGGACTGGACGCAGGTACCGCGGACCACGGAGAGTCCGTCGGCCACTTTCATTCTCGGGGCGGAAGCGACGGATGTGGTGGTTGGCGACATGGACGGGGCCAACGGGCCGGACATCGTGGTTCTCTCCAACGAGAATCCGGGCAACGAGCTGAACGCGGCCTATTTGTTCACGAATCCGGGACCGGCGGGGGCCGCGGACCAGACGGCCTGGACGCGAACGTGGATCGAGCATGATCTGCCGGCCCTGTCCAAGATGGACCTGACCGACGTGGATGGGGACGGTGATCTGGATGTGGTGCTCGGGGCGCCGACGGCCCAGAGTTTCAATGTGCGCTGGCTACAGAACCCTCTGGTTCAGCTGGCCACGGGGGCCGCCAATCCGATTCCGACGTTCGTTCCCGATCTGATCGACCCGTTGCTTGAAGTTACGGCAGGCGCCAAGACCACGGTCCTGGGGGACGTGAATGCCGATGGGCTGCTGGACATCGTTTCCGTTTCGGACGAATCTCAGCCCGTGCAGCTGCACCTGCGCAATGCCCTGACCGGCAAGTTTGACACGCTGTCGATTGCCGGTGGTGCTCCCTTGGCCAAGTCGGTCGATCTTGGTCTTGGCGATTTCGACATGGATGGGAGGATGGACATTGCCGTACTGGTCAACGACACCAGTTACACTCCGCCGGAGGCCTGGAAGGCTCAGAAGGTCGGGGCGTTGGTTCTGTTGTTGCAGGGTGCGGACCCGACGGATCCCAACGATTGGTTCCAGGTGGATGCCGCGGACAGCAACTGGCGGGCCTCGCCGGTTGAGCCACCTGCGGCTGGCACGGACATGATGCTGCCCGGAAACACGGCCGGGCCGCTGAGCCTGACGGTTGCGGACTTTGATCAGGACGGGCGGTCGGACATCGCCCTGACCTCGAACGAGCCGAACGATCCGGGTGACCCGAGCATTCCGCGGCGGTTCGTGAAGCTGTTCCTCAATCCCGGCAGGCTGGGGCAGTCTTCGGCGGATCCGGCCAACTGGACTCGGATGAGCATTTACGCCACGACCGTCGATCTGAACCAGGTATTTTCGACGGATCTGGATCTGGATGACGACATTGACGTGGTGGTGACCTCGCCGACGGCGAAGAGCCACAACATCAGCTGGCTGCAGAACACCGGCAACATGGCGGTTTGGACGGAGAAGATGATTGCCCAGCAGGAGGGTGGGGCGGGCGCGATCGCGCTGGGTGATATTAACGGCGACGGCAGCGTGGATGTGGCCGCGGCCAGTGCCGCGGACAGGCTCACCCAGTGGTTCGTGAACCCCGGCCCGACGGCTCTGGCTCCGGGCACGGCTCAGGTTCCCTGGTACGTTTTCAATATTGGGACGCTTGACGAGGGTGACATCAACCAGGTTCGGCTGGTGGATCTGGACAACAACGGGACCTTGGATTGCTTTGTCACCGCCAGCGGCGTGGGTTACGGCTTCCGGCGGCAGACGG
Proteins encoded in this window:
- a CDS encoding VCBS repeat-containing protein, producing the protein MRPKCCLLISVVLGFSAVACVPGVKELVDPLFETTAGATAVALGDINGDGLTDVASISKESQPVQIHLRNPITMKFDTYTIAGGAPLSQANDIELADLNSDGKLDIVVLVNDTGFVPPEGAAKSGAIVMLVQGADPTVPGDWTQVPTPGEPAPDNLSFASDDLGVTDLAVGNLDGWTGPDIVVLSNEDEKTNVYLYSNPGAASVTDQTAWTPSVIEADAAPLGQVKVSDLDGDGDVDIVLSVPTAKSFNLRWLQNPLVDLGSATPNPVPTFTPSNIDPAYEVSAGAKATAAGDLNNDGWPDLASISDESQPVQVHLRDPLTSTFETVTIAGGSLLARPSVIRMADLNGDDKQDLIVLVQSTGSGGCGGSGTTDPTDCTDNRGALVLLIQGADPSVPADWTQVPRTTESPSATFILGAEATDVVVGDMDGANGPDIVVLSNENPGNELNAAYLFTNPGPAGAADQTAWTRTWIEHDLPALSKMDLTDVDGDGDLDVVLGAPTAQSFNVRWLQNPLVQLATGAANPIPTFVPDLIDPLLEVTAGAKTTVLGDVNADGLLDIVSVSDESQPVQLHLRNALTGKFDTLSIAGGAPLAKSVDLGLGDFDMDGRMDIAVLVNDTSYTPPEAWKAQKVGALVLLLQGADPTDPNDWFQVDAADSNWRASPVEPPAAGTDMMLPGNTAGPLSLTVADFDQDGRSDIALTSNEPNDPGDPSIPRRFVKLFLNPGRLGQSSADPANWTRMSIYATTVDLNQVFSTDLDLDDDIDVVVTSPTAKSHNISWLQNTGNMAVWTEKMIAQQEGGAGAIALGDINGDGSVDVAAASAADRLTQWFVNPGPTALAPGTAQVPWYVFNIGTLDEGDINQVRLVDLDNNGTLDCFVTASGVGYGFRRQTDVEHVWDAFPIFRSDPVATIGGASFADFDGDGKVDVVAPFNRDGLVDDRFVLYKSVAASLWYRRLIGQQQGGANLVAAGDIDADGNPDVAVASAADRLAQWFKNPGSTVVAFDAPQVPWQVYTIGALAAGTLNQIQLVDLDNNATRDCFVTASGLGYGFRRQANVQHSWDSFFITATDPVAVIGQTAFADFTRDGRIDFVAPLNADGLTGDRIVLYTSVTASLWQRRLIGQQQDGGECISVGDIDGDGSPDLLAASATYGVAQWLKNPGPLSLLPGSTQVPWTTYTIGQISDIDVDGAAGGGSINQAHLVDMDGDGRLDVFLTSDDEAKGGVAFMYTQLVDPRSTWLGSPLFTTDPAGQLGTAGFMDVDLNGFMDIIVPVNRAGLISDDVVLFVR